In Halobaculum magnesiiphilum, the following proteins share a genomic window:
- a CDS encoding 30S ribosomal protein S6e gives MAEFKIVVGDDAGDTRQFDVDGQDANRFLGRELGDEVDGAAVGIDGVDLTLTGGSDKAGRPMREDVPGGELKELLLEGGVGYKPSRDGERKRVTVRGRQVSEETVQINARVEGSIAQALGEEEADDEEAETEEAETEDADAEADDEAEEADEDDEE, from the coding sequence ATGGCTGAATTCAAGATCGTCGTGGGCGACGACGCCGGCGACACGCGGCAGTTCGACGTGGACGGACAGGACGCGAACCGATTCCTCGGCCGGGAACTCGGCGACGAGGTCGACGGCGCGGCCGTCGGCATCGACGGCGTCGACCTGACGCTGACCGGCGGCTCCGACAAGGCCGGCCGCCCGATGCGTGAGGACGTCCCCGGCGGCGAGCTGAAGGAACTCCTCCTTGAGGGCGGCGTCGGCTACAAGCCCTCGCGCGACGGCGAGCGCAAGCGCGTCACCGTCCGCGGCCGCCAGGTCTCCGAGGAGACCGTCCAGATCAACGCCCGCGTCGAGGGCTCCATCGCCCAGGCGCTCGGCGAGGAGGAGGCCGACGACGAGGAGGCCGAAACCGAGGAAGCTGAGACTGAGGACGCCGACGCCGAAGCGGACGACGAAGCCGAGGAAGCCGACGAAGACGACGAGGAGTAA
- a CDS encoding Hvo_1808 family surface protein, with the protein MRRSAPHPLSRLAALVFALALVCTAAAAPLAAAAPPAADAGTDRLANGSATAAQQEAPPDPDSDVIGWEGGYWHNESIDVDQSDGLSDEELDAYVSRAMARVEYLRDAEFDGDVPVSVISREEYRNRSAGGPNANRTEYNRWNDQVWEGLFIVGESTGSGDAIGETAGSSVLGFYSPAQDQITIVTDSPDSPTINNATLIHELVHALQDQRYDLTNETYRASTQDGDLAVDGVVEGEANYIETNYAQRCGDEWECVDTPQASGGGGGGGNGPNLGILLTLLNPYSDGPVYVNEIVEEGGWDAFEERFRDPPVSSEQVIHRTDETPRPIEFDDEGTNGWSTFPRENPQLGQNGSDTVGEASIYAMFWYQAREYRADTINPNGLFQTSGPYDTYNYDAEPSSGWANDRLFPYRNGEGDDAEYGYVWLTEWDTEADAREFHDTYLRMLDAHDVRETDEGYYVVPDGPFEDAFLVRLDGERVTIVNGPTVDDVRDIRPSLEPADTDTAENGNGADATATPSDTDAGDGGDNAGDDSGDNAAAGDDTSRTTEVGGAGFGFGVAAVAVAFAGLLARRRR; encoded by the coding sequence ATGCGACGATCGGCCCCGCACCCGCTCTCGCGCCTCGCCGCCCTCGTGTTCGCGCTCGCGCTCGTGTGTACCGCCGCGGCGGCACCGCTCGCCGCGGCGGCGCCCCCCGCGGCGGACGCGGGGACCGACCGGCTCGCGAACGGGAGCGCGACCGCTGCACAACAGGAGGCCCCGCCCGATCCCGACTCCGACGTGATCGGGTGGGAAGGCGGCTACTGGCACAACGAGAGCATCGACGTCGACCAGTCCGACGGGCTGAGCGACGAGGAGCTCGACGCGTACGTCTCGCGCGCGATGGCCCGCGTCGAGTACCTCCGCGACGCCGAGTTCGACGGCGACGTCCCGGTGTCGGTCATCTCCCGCGAGGAGTACCGGAACCGGAGCGCCGGCGGTCCCAACGCGAACCGCACCGAGTACAACCGCTGGAACGACCAGGTGTGGGAGGGCCTGTTCATCGTCGGCGAGTCGACCGGCTCCGGCGACGCGATCGGCGAGACCGCCGGCTCCTCGGTCCTCGGCTTCTATTCGCCGGCGCAAGACCAGATCACGATCGTCACCGACTCCCCCGACTCGCCGACGATCAACAACGCGACGCTGATCCACGAGCTGGTCCACGCGCTGCAGGACCAGCGCTACGACCTGACGAACGAGACGTACCGCGCCTCCACCCAGGACGGTGACCTCGCGGTCGACGGCGTCGTCGAGGGGGAGGCGAACTACATCGAGACGAACTACGCACAGCGCTGCGGCGACGAGTGGGAGTGCGTCGACACGCCGCAGGCGAGCGGGGGCGGCGGCGGGGGCGGGAACGGCCCGAACCTCGGCATCCTGCTCACGCTGCTCAACCCCTACTCCGACGGCCCGGTGTACGTGAACGAGATCGTCGAGGAGGGCGGCTGGGACGCCTTCGAGGAGCGGTTCCGGGACCCGCCGGTCTCCTCCGAGCAGGTGATCCACCGGACCGACGAGACGCCGCGGCCCATCGAGTTCGACGACGAGGGGACCAACGGCTGGAGCACGTTCCCGCGCGAGAACCCGCAGCTCGGACAGAACGGCTCCGACACCGTCGGCGAGGCGTCGATCTACGCGATGTTCTGGTACCAGGCGCGCGAGTACCGCGCCGACACGATCAACCCCAACGGGCTGTTCCAGACGAGCGGCCCGTACGACACGTACAACTACGACGCCGAGCCGTCGAGCGGCTGGGCCAACGACCGGCTGTTCCCGTACCGGAACGGCGAGGGCGACGACGCCGAGTACGGCTACGTGTGGCTCACCGAGTGGGACACCGAGGCGGACGCCCGGGAGTTCCACGACACGTACCTCCGGATGCTCGACGCCCACGACGTGCGCGAGACCGACGAGGGCTACTACGTCGTCCCCGACGGGCCCTTCGAGGACGCGTTCCTCGTCCGCCTCGACGGCGAGCGGGTCACGATCGTGAACGGGCCCACCGTCGACGACGTGCGGGACATCCGTCCCTCGCTGGAACCCGCCGACACGGACACCGCGGAGAACGGCAACGGGGCCGACGCGACGGCAACGCCCTCCGACACCGACGCGGGTGACGGCGGCGACAACGCCGGCGACGACAGCGGCGACAACGCGGCCGCCGGCGACGACACCTCCCGCACGACCGAGGTCGGCGGCGCCGGGTTCGGCTTCGGCGTCGCCGCCGTCGCGGTCGCGTTCGCGGGGCTGCTGGCCCGACGACGACGCTGA
- a CDS encoding DUF7112 family protein, translated as MSDRLASDAAEVTSHRARLARSGGTRLPCLRIPEEAALSAGEEIRLVLDGDQRHATVTSDAKGLLVRGAYDDRKRMREAGTAGGDAENRLVEWAREHDRDPGDAVELDEVDPGYLYGLRVPGERAVYTVTKRPDKGLQDFADSLYDDN; from the coding sequence ATGAGCGACAGACTCGCCAGCGACGCCGCCGAGGTCACCAGTCACCGCGCCCGCCTCGCGCGCTCGGGCGGCACACGCCTCCCCTGCCTGCGGATCCCCGAGGAGGCCGCCCTCTCGGCCGGCGAGGAGATCCGGCTCGTCCTCGACGGCGACCAGCGCCACGCGACGGTAACGAGCGACGCCAAGGGCCTGCTCGTGCGCGGCGCCTACGACGATCGCAAGCGCATGCGAGAGGCCGGCACCGCCGGCGGCGACGCCGAGAACCGTCTCGTGGAGTGGGCCCGCGAGCACGACCGCGATCCCGGCGACGCGGTCGAGTTGGACGAGGTCGACCCCGGCTACCTCTACGGCCTGCGCGTCCCCGGCGAGCGCGCCGTCTACACCGTGACGAAGCGCCCCGACAAGGGGTTGCAGGACTTCGCCGACTCGCTGTACGACGACAACTGA
- a CDS encoding universal stress protein encodes MPGFDTIVVATDGSDSVSRAVAVALDLAERFDAAVHALYVVDSGEVDSSPEAVREQMRNALQERGGEAIVDVQKRADRDVTAVVREGRPANEIADYAREIDADLVATGTRGRHGENRFLIGSVAERVVRTCPVPVLTVRQLAGENGDGYGGAPV; translated from the coding sequence ATGCCCGGGTTCGACACCATCGTCGTCGCCACCGACGGCTCCGACAGCGTCTCGCGTGCCGTCGCGGTCGCGCTCGATCTGGCCGAGCGGTTCGACGCCGCGGTCCACGCGCTGTACGTCGTCGACAGCGGCGAGGTCGACTCCTCGCCGGAGGCGGTGCGCGAGCAGATGCGCAACGCCCTCCAGGAGCGCGGCGGCGAGGCCATCGTCGACGTGCAAAAGCGCGCCGACCGCGACGTGACCGCCGTCGTCCGCGAGGGCCGCCCCGCCAACGAGATCGCCGACTACGCCCGCGAGATCGACGCCGACCTGGTCGCCACCGGCACCCGCGGGCGCCACGGCGAGAACCGGTTCCTCATCGGCTCGGTCGCCGAGCGCGTCGTCCGCACCTGCCCCGTCCCGGTGCTCACGGTCCGACAGCTGGCCGGCGAGAACGGCGACGGCTACGGCGGCGCGCCGGTCTGA
- a CDS encoding DUF5807 family protein yields the protein MTDDADDDAEAGIDADDGKLAEFLAGERLDDVAIYLTHDHLDEQGKIANMGQAVDEGVVLVVPGDDGRKAFAAGTGMDPMQFSKGAMARDGVIYPDLGGGECPDAAEEPEADHRAEFVFAFAEERNEEVGGLYAEGDVMHAYAHCACGTDYSHKWLMGEYSEEPAVEE from the coding sequence ATGACCGACGACGCCGACGACGACGCCGAGGCGGGCATCGACGCCGACGACGGGAAGCTCGCGGAGTTCCTCGCGGGCGAACGCCTCGACGACGTCGCCATCTACCTCACGCACGACCACCTCGACGAGCAGGGGAAGATCGCCAACATGGGTCAGGCCGTCGACGAGGGGGTCGTCCTCGTCGTCCCCGGCGACGACGGCCGCAAGGCGTTCGCCGCCGGCACCGGCATGGACCCGATGCAGTTCTCGAAGGGCGCGATGGCCCGCGACGGCGTCATCTACCCCGACCTCGGCGGCGGCGAGTGCCCCGACGCGGCCGAGGAGCCCGAGGCGGACCACCGCGCGGAGTTCGTCTTCGCGTTCGCCGAGGAACGAAACGAGGAGGTCGGCGGCCTGTACGCCGAGGGCGACGTGATGCACGCGTACGCCCACTGCGCCTGTGGCACCGACTACTCCCACAAGTGGCTCATGGGCGAGTACAGCGAGGAGCCGGCCGTCGAGGAATAG
- a CDS encoding lipoate--protein ligase family protein gives MLAAAGKSGVPAVRVWAPGRSLAFGRRDAHADGYDRAKSVAREHGFPPVERSVGGRAVAYAESTLAFAHAIPLDDARTGLNDRYESAVATVLAALRDAGADVDRGEPPASYCPGDYSVRVAGGGKVAGVAQRVRQDAALVSGCVTVAERGPIRAVLRPVYEALDVPFDPHSVGSVARAGGPADPETVREALESGFVGDRAADVRDVASLPASDD, from the coding sequence ATGCTCGCCGCGGCCGGGAAGTCCGGCGTCCCCGCGGTTCGCGTGTGGGCGCCGGGGCGCTCGCTCGCGTTCGGGCGCCGCGACGCCCACGCGGACGGCTACGACCGGGCGAAGTCCGTCGCCCGCGAACACGGGTTCCCGCCGGTCGAGCGCTCGGTCGGCGGCCGCGCGGTCGCGTACGCCGAGTCGACGCTGGCGTTCGCGCACGCGATCCCCCTCGACGACGCCCGCACGGGTCTGAACGACCGCTACGAGTCGGCGGTCGCGACCGTCCTCGCGGCCCTCCGCGACGCCGGCGCCGACGTGGATCGCGGGGAGCCGCCCGCCTCCTACTGCCCGGGCGACTACTCCGTCCGCGTCGCCGGCGGCGGCAAGGTCGCCGGCGTCGCCCAGCGCGTCCGGCAGGACGCCGCGCTCGTCTCCGGCTGCGTCACGGTCGCCGAGCGCGGGCCGATCCGGGCGGTCCTTCGCCCCGTCTACGAGGCGCTCGACGTTCCCTTCGACCCCCATTCGGTCGGCTCCGTCGCGCGAGCCGGCGGCCCCGCCGACCCCGAGACGGTCCGGGAGGCGCTCGAATCCGGGTTCGTCGGCGACAGAGCGGCCGACGTGCGCGACGTGGCGAGCCTCCCGGCGAGCGACGACTGA
- a CDS encoding dihydroorotase, whose protein sequence is MTTLFTNATLADGRVRDVLVEGETIARVADAGTLDTADADADETVDCDGYHLLPGAIDAHVHFREPGFAHKEDWHTGSRSAAAGGVTTVVDQPNTDPPTVTGEAVDEKATLAGKSLVDFGINGGVTEEWAPDSLFERPIFALGEVFLADSTGDMGIEADLFADAVARAAAEDTVVTVHAEDAGLFDRAALEGAGDGTGRDADVDAWSAFRTAEAEAAAVDRALEVGADSEAAIHIAHTSTPEGIDAAGAAGATCEVTPHHLFLSRENLDDLGTFGRMNPPLRSEQRREAVFERVADGTVDIVATDHAPHTRAEKDATVRDAPSGVPGVETMLPLLLQEVRTGTLTLERVRDLVAATPAEIFDVAGKGRVDEGNDADLVLVDLDDAREIRGDDLHSKCGWTPFEGREAVFPELTLVRGHVAYDARGDGERFGDAVGENVRA, encoded by the coding sequence ATGACCACGCTGTTCACGAACGCCACGCTCGCGGACGGCCGCGTCCGCGACGTGCTCGTCGAAGGCGAGACGATCGCCCGCGTCGCCGACGCCGGCACGCTCGACACCGCGGACGCCGACGCCGACGAGACCGTCGACTGCGACGGGTACCACTTGCTTCCGGGCGCCATCGACGCGCACGTCCACTTCCGCGAGCCCGGCTTCGCACACAAGGAGGACTGGCACACCGGGTCGCGGTCTGCGGCCGCCGGGGGCGTCACGACGGTCGTCGACCAGCCGAACACCGATCCGCCGACCGTCACGGGCGAGGCCGTCGACGAGAAGGCCACGCTGGCCGGGAAGTCGCTCGTCGACTTCGGGATCAACGGCGGTGTGACGGAAGAGTGGGCCCCCGACTCGCTGTTCGAGCGGCCGATCTTCGCGCTCGGCGAGGTGTTCCTCGCCGACTCCACCGGCGACATGGGTATCGAGGCGGACCTGTTCGCCGACGCGGTCGCCCGCGCGGCCGCCGAGGACACCGTCGTCACGGTCCACGCCGAGGACGCCGGCCTGTTCGACCGGGCGGCCCTGGAGGGCGCGGGCGACGGAACCGGCCGCGACGCCGACGTGGACGCCTGGAGCGCCTTCCGCACCGCCGAGGCGGAGGCCGCGGCCGTCGATCGCGCCCTGGAAGTCGGTGCCGATTCCGAGGCTGCCATTCACATCGCCCACACCTCGACGCCGGAGGGAATCGACGCCGCAGGCGCCGCGGGCGCGACCTGCGAGGTGACGCCCCACCACCTGTTCCTCTCGCGCGAAAACCTCGACGACCTCGGCACCTTCGGCCGGATGAACCCGCCGCTGCGCAGCGAGCAGCGCCGGGAAGCCGTCTTCGAGCGCGTCGCCGACGGCACCGTCGACATCGTCGCCACCGACCACGCCCCGCACACCCGCGCGGAGAAGGACGCGACCGTCCGGGACGCCCCGTCGGGCGTGCCCGGCGTCGAGACGATGCTCCCGCTGCTCCTGCAGGAGGTTCGGACGGGGACTCTCACGCTGGAGCGCGTGCGGGACCTCGTCGCCGCGACCCCCGCCGAGATATTCGACGTGGCGGGCAAGGGCCGCGTCGACGAGGGGAACGACGCCGACCTCGTGCTCGTCGACCTCGACGACGCCCGCGAGATCCGCGGCGACGACCTCCACTCGAAGTGCGGGTGGACGCCGTTCGAGGGCCGCGAGGCCGTCTTCCCGGAACTGACGCTCGTGCGCGGCCACGTCGCCTACGACGCCCGCGGCGACGGCGAACGCTTCGGCGACGCCGTCGGCGAGAACGTCCGGGCGTAA
- a CDS encoding DHH family phosphoesterase produces MDDELIESDTLPLDRKSRLPGTGFFYPDSLDEDRAEERAKEAVEGAEAVVITDSDADGLGCVALIREVYDAALDPAPFEERRRAKLDGTYEEEYGEEADDEVDDRAESSVALLPSGPHSFEEDLEYAAEYLEEGTDVFVCDICPDAFEYIAEDLRAIVRRADSVRWFDHHQWDEELAASVRELGIDLVVGESDEECSTDVTLRSLEYDFDERFTELAAVTRDHDLWLKEDDRSDDLADFAYWTGGEEYAAVVGAYGVDLPPVVVEYVEQRRVEKGLLIEKAVDRAVEHEVGEWSVGVTYGRCSQNEVADALREQGMDAAVIVKPSGSASIRGSEDFERCHEVAGQVNGGGHPKAAGCMPDIYDDMLDYGHHWTTEGATAKRVILRAFESLAEEETEAADTDAE; encoded by the coding sequence ATGGACGACGAACTCATCGAAAGCGACACCCTCCCGCTGGACCGCAAGTCGCGACTCCCCGGGACGGGCTTCTTCTACCCGGATTCGCTGGACGAGGATCGGGCCGAGGAACGCGCGAAGGAGGCCGTCGAGGGCGCCGAGGCGGTCGTGATCACCGACTCCGACGCCGACGGGCTCGGCTGCGTCGCGCTGATCCGTGAGGTGTACGACGCCGCCCTCGACCCGGCGCCGTTCGAGGAGCGCCGCCGCGCGAAGCTCGACGGCACCTACGAGGAGGAATACGGCGAGGAGGCCGACGACGAGGTGGATGACCGCGCCGAATCGTCGGTCGCGCTGCTGCCCTCCGGCCCACACTCCTTCGAGGAGGACCTCGAATACGCCGCCGAGTATCTGGAGGAGGGAACCGACGTGTTCGTCTGCGACATCTGCCCCGACGCCTTCGAGTACATCGCCGAGGACCTCCGGGCGATCGTCCGCCGCGCCGACTCCGTCCGCTGGTTCGACCACCACCAGTGGGACGAGGAGCTGGCGGCGTCGGTCCGCGAGCTGGGGATCGATCTGGTCGTCGGCGAGAGCGACGAGGAGTGCTCGACGGACGTGACGCTCCGCTCGCTCGAGTACGACTTCGACGAGCGGTTCACGGAGTTGGCGGCGGTCACCCGCGACCACGACCTCTGGCTGAAGGAGGACGACAGGTCCGACGACCTGGCCGACTTCGCCTACTGGACCGGCGGCGAGGAGTACGCCGCGGTCGTCGGCGCCTACGGCGTCGACCTGCCGCCGGTCGTCGTGGAGTACGTCGAACAGCGCCGCGTCGAGAAGGGGCTGCTCATCGAGAAGGCGGTCGACCGCGCCGTCGAACACGAGGTCGGCGAGTGGTCGGTCGGCGTCACCTACGGCCGGTGCTCGCAGAACGAGGTCGCCGACGCCCTGCGCGAGCAGGGGATGGACGCCGCGGTGATCGTCAAGCCCTCCGGCTCGGCGTCGATCCGCGGCTCCGAGGACTTCGAACGTTGTCACGAGGTGGCCGGGCAGGTGAACGGCGGCGGCCACCCGAAGGCCGCCGGCTGCATGCCCGACATCTACGACGACATGCTCGATTACGGCCACCACTGGACCACCGAGGGCGCGACCGCCAAGCGCGTCATCCTTCGGGCGTTCGAGTCGCTCGCCGAGGAGGAGACGGAGGCGGCGGATACGGACGCGGAGTAA
- a CDS encoding DUF7529 family protein, which yields MAGSHPLAGYTEFWDDVMADMEATAEEYREAGWDVLELHPGDVTPLPNVSTVGTGIEVDRTGFDVLLPGDEFAAVQELVEESETTEEEAAFDEYDAYRAQQSEVVFLVVVMKAEAAGHAVAFPLYYAERQAEPMLERADAAGELRTYLRPLDDSERVVFSLADPGTLYPEDWGEPTDEE from the coding sequence ATGGCCGGAAGCCACCCGCTCGCTGGATACACCGAGTTCTGGGACGACGTGATGGCCGACATGGAGGCCACCGCCGAGGAGTACCGCGAGGCGGGCTGGGACGTGCTCGAACTCCACCCGGGCGACGTGACGCCCCTGCCCAACGTCTCCACCGTCGGCACCGGGATCGAGGTGGATCGCACCGGGTTCGACGTGCTCCTCCCGGGCGACGAGTTCGCCGCCGTACAGGAACTCGTCGAGGAGTCGGAGACGACCGAGGAGGAGGCCGCGTTCGACGAGTACGACGCCTACCGCGCCCAGCAGTCGGAGGTCGTGTTCCTCGTCGTCGTGATGAAGGCCGAGGCCGCGGGGCACGCGGTCGCGTTCCCGCTGTACTACGCCGAGCGGCAGGCAGAGCCGATGCTTGAGCGCGCCGACGCCGCGGGCGAACTCCGAACGTACCTCCGCCCGCTGGACGACTCCGAACGCGTCGTGTTCTCGCTCGCGGATCCCGGGACGCTGTATCCCGAGGATTGGGGCGAACCGACGGACGAGGAGTAA
- a CDS encoding cysteine hydrolase family protein produces MASDQDAFDPDRTAVVVVDMQNGFCHPDGSLYAEPSETAIDPVGTLVERASDAGAPVVYTRDVHPPEQFEDAHYYDEFDRWGEHVVEGSWDAELIEDLPTEDADHVVEKHTYDAFYRTDLEGWLDAHGVDDLLICGTLANVCVLHTAGSAGLRDYRPVVIEDALGYITEDHREYAVEHADWLFGETATLEDVAFV; encoded by the coding sequence ATGGCCTCTGATCAGGACGCGTTCGATCCGGATCGAACCGCCGTCGTCGTCGTCGACATGCAGAACGGCTTCTGTCACCCCGACGGGAGCCTCTATGCCGAACCCAGCGAGACGGCCATCGACCCCGTCGGGACGCTCGTCGAGCGCGCGAGCGACGCCGGCGCACCGGTGGTCTACACCCGCGACGTGCACCCGCCCGAGCAGTTCGAGGACGCCCACTACTACGACGAGTTCGACCGCTGGGGCGAGCACGTCGTCGAGGGAAGCTGGGACGCGGAACTGATCGAGGACCTCCCGACCGAGGACGCCGATCACGTCGTCGAGAAGCACACCTACGACGCCTTCTACCGCACCGACCTGGAGGGGTGGCTCGACGCCCACGGGGTCGACGACCTGCTGATCTGCGGGACCCTCGCGAACGTCTGCGTCCTCCACACCGCGGGCTCGGCAGGACTGCGTGATTATCGGCCGGTCGTGATCGAGGACGCGCTCGGGTACATCACCGAGGACCACCGCGAGTACGCCGTCGAGCACGCCGACTGGCTGTTCGGCGAGACGGCGACGTTGGAAGACGTGGCGTTCGTGTAG
- a CDS encoding Hvo_1808 family surface protein, which yields MRAAFPVLMAAMLALAGCSAPTATPSPGDDWSYPEDPPSDRLGWEAGVWWNESIDVNQSDGLDAAEREALVARTMARIERIRGLEFSERVPVEVISRAEYRERSVFGGDRPDGYGAWHNQVWEAALIVGEDRDVAREFDALYGGSVQGYYTPSEDRIVVVSDADEPRIDRATLAHELVHALQDQHFGFVGTRTRDAGLAHNGLTEGDARYVETRYLDRCAAGPGNETETGAVGWACVPRPERTGGGGGGEPVNQGLFTYVYQPYADGPAFVHRLRERGGWDAVNDAYDDRPVSTEQTIHPERYPDDRPEEVTVSDRSGERWSRFDLDRSTERLGEAGLFATFWYNDYAGEDYRAGDLPYSTRNYTAGPSDGWAGDRLVPYRRGDGEHAAYGYVWAIRFDSVAEAVEFRRSYRAMLQLRLGARVVDREAGVYRVPDGPFADAFRIERDGRTVVITNAPTASALDGVREPPG from the coding sequence GTGCGCGCCGCGTTCCCCGTCCTGATGGCCGCGATGCTCGCGCTCGCCGGCTGTAGCGCCCCCACCGCCACCCCGTCTCCGGGCGACGACTGGTCGTACCCCGAGGACCCGCCGAGCGATCGCCTCGGCTGGGAGGCGGGCGTCTGGTGGAACGAGTCGATCGACGTGAACCAGAGCGACGGCCTCGACGCCGCCGAACGCGAGGCGCTCGTCGCCCGGACGATGGCGCGGATCGAGCGGATCCGCGGGCTGGAGTTCAGCGAGCGCGTGCCGGTGGAGGTGATCTCCCGAGCCGAGTACCGCGAGCGCTCCGTGTTCGGCGGCGACCGTCCCGACGGGTACGGCGCCTGGCACAACCAGGTGTGGGAGGCGGCGCTGATCGTCGGCGAGGACCGCGATGTCGCCCGGGAGTTCGACGCGCTGTACGGCGGATCTGTCCAGGGGTACTACACGCCATCGGAGGATCGGATCGTCGTCGTCTCGGACGCCGACGAGCCCCGAATCGATCGCGCGACGCTGGCACACGAACTGGTCCACGCGCTCCAGGACCAGCACTTCGGCTTCGTCGGCACCCGCACGCGCGACGCCGGCCTCGCGCACAACGGCCTCACCGAGGGCGACGCCCGCTACGTCGAGACGCGCTACCTCGATCGATGCGCCGCCGGCCCCGGCAACGAGACCGAGACCGGCGCCGTCGGCTGGGCGTGCGTCCCGCGCCCCGAGCGCACCGGCGGCGGGGGCGGGGGCGAGCCGGTGAATCAGGGCCTGTTCACGTACGTCTACCAGCCGTACGCCGACGGCCCGGCGTTCGTCCACCGCCTCCGCGAGCGCGGCGGGTGGGACGCGGTGAACGACGCCTACGACGACCGTCCCGTCTCGACCGAGCAGACGATCCACCCCGAGCGCTACCCCGACGACCGCCCCGAGGAGGTCACGGTTTCGGACCGGTCGGGCGAGCGCTGGTCGCGGTTCGATCTCGACCGATCGACCGAGCGACTCGGGGAGGCGGGGCTGTTCGCGACGTTCTGGTACAACGACTACGCCGGCGAGGATTACCGCGCCGGCGACCTGCCGTACTCGACACGGAACTACACCGCCGGCCCCTCCGACGGCTGGGCGGGCGACCGCCTCGTCCCGTACCGCCGCGGCGACGGGGAGCACGCCGCCTACGGCTACGTCTGGGCGATCCGGTTCGACAGCGTCGCGGAGGCCGTCGAGTTCCGGCGGTCCTACCGCGCGATGCTCCAGCTCCGGCTGGGCGCCCGCGTCGTCGACCGCGAGGCCGGCGTGTATCGGGTCCCGGACGGCCCGTTCGCGGACGCCTTCCGCATCGAGCGCGACGGCCGAACGGTCGTGATCACGAACGCCCCGACCGCGAGCGCCCTCGACGGGGTGCGCGAGCCGCCCGGCTGA